One Frankia alni ACN14a DNA window includes the following coding sequences:
- the dapB gene encoding 4-hydroxy-tetrahydrodipicolinate reductase codes for MSEQLAVGVLGARGRMGSTVCAAVEAAGDLALVAAIDAGDDRAALAAADVVVDFTTPDAVLDNVRWCVEAGRHVVVGTTGFDDERLTTVRGWLGDAPKVGVLVAPNFGVAAVLMMMFAARAARFFDSVEIVELHHPNKVDAPSGTARRTAELVAQAREAAGLAPGGPDATATALDGARGARVAGVPVHAVRLAGLVAHQEVLLGGAGETLTLRHDSYDRTSFMPGVLLAVRRIADRPGLTVGLEHLLDLD; via the coding sequence ATGAGCGAGCAGCTCGCGGTGGGGGTTCTCGGTGCGCGCGGGCGCATGGGGTCGACGGTGTGTGCCGCCGTCGAGGCCGCCGGGGACCTCGCGCTCGTCGCCGCGATCGACGCCGGTGACGACCGGGCGGCGCTCGCCGCGGCCGACGTGGTCGTCGACTTCACCACGCCGGACGCGGTACTCGACAACGTCCGCTGGTGCGTCGAGGCGGGCCGGCACGTCGTCGTCGGCACCACCGGCTTCGACGACGAGCGGCTGACCACGGTGCGCGGCTGGCTCGGCGACGCGCCGAAGGTCGGAGTGCTGGTCGCCCCGAACTTCGGCGTGGCCGCCGTGCTCATGATGATGTTCGCCGCGCGGGCCGCCCGCTTCTTCGACTCCGTCGAGATCGTCGAGCTGCACCATCCCAACAAGGTCGACGCGCCGAGCGGCACCGCCCGGCGCACGGCCGAGCTTGTGGCGCAGGCCCGCGAGGCCGCCGGACTCGCGCCGGGCGGTCCGGACGCGACGGCCACGGCGCTCGACGGCGCCCGCGGTGCCCGGGTTGCGGGCGTGCCGGTGCACGCCGTGCGCCTCGCGGGGCTCGTCGCCCACCAGGAGGTGCTGCTCGGCGGCGCGGGAGAGACGCTGACTCTGCGGCACGACTCCTACGACCGCACCTCCTTCATGCCGGGCGTGCTGCTCGCCGTGCGACGCATCGCCGACCGTCCCGGCCTGACCGTCGGCCTGGAGCACCTGCTCGACCTCGACTGA
- a CDS encoding UDP-glucose dehydrogenase family protein: MSTSDSDEDAAPAGGGPRPRLTVIGTGYLGATHAVCMAELGFEVLAVDVDHSKISRLSAGEIPFFEPDLADLLRANLATGRLRFTTSFEEIAEFGDVHFVCVGTPQRPDGYGADLSHLNAAIERLAPLLTRPCLVVGKSTVPAGTAAGIARALARLAPANAGTDADTVSDLAGVQLAWNPEFLREGFAVADTLHPDRLVFGVASPAAEGALRAAFAPVIAQGVPVIVTDYATAELVKTAANSFLATKISFINAMAEVCEAVDADVLTLAEALSHDVRIGGNFLRPGVGFGGGCLPKDIRAFQARADELGVGVALRFLREVDEINNRRRDRVVDLVAAALDGTLAHRRLLVLGAAFKPNSDDVRDSPALAVADLLARTGADVTVVDPVAIPNARRALPGVTYSETVEDVAADADAVVLLTEWRQFAELDPARLGQLVRRKLIIDARHALDGDRWRQAGWVYLAPGRPTGVIPSPVPEQRPRFGLPAAAGPDAAAVRDTEIEAPVGRRS; encoded by the coding sequence ATGAGCACGTCGGACAGTGATGAGGACGCGGCGCCGGCGGGCGGCGGGCCCCGACCGCGGCTGACGGTCATCGGCACCGGCTACCTCGGCGCCACGCACGCGGTCTGCATGGCCGAGCTGGGCTTCGAGGTGCTTGCCGTCGACGTCGACCACTCGAAGATCTCCCGGCTCTCCGCGGGCGAGATCCCGTTCTTCGAGCCCGATCTCGCCGATCTGCTGCGGGCGAACCTCGCGACCGGCCGGCTGCGCTTCACGACCTCCTTCGAGGAGATCGCAGAGTTCGGCGACGTGCACTTCGTGTGTGTCGGCACACCGCAGCGTCCCGACGGCTACGGGGCCGATCTCAGCCATCTCAACGCGGCCATCGAGCGGTTGGCGCCCCTGCTGACCAGGCCGTGCCTGGTGGTCGGCAAGTCCACCGTCCCGGCCGGCACGGCCGCCGGGATCGCCCGCGCCCTCGCCCGGCTCGCCCCGGCGAACGCCGGGACCGATGCCGACACCGTCTCCGACCTGGCCGGCGTCCAGCTCGCCTGGAACCCGGAGTTCCTGCGCGAGGGCTTCGCCGTCGCCGACACCCTGCATCCCGACCGGCTGGTGTTCGGGGTGGCCTCGCCCGCCGCCGAGGGGGCGCTGCGGGCGGCCTTCGCCCCGGTGATCGCCCAGGGCGTGCCGGTGATCGTGACCGACTACGCGACCGCCGAGCTCGTCAAGACCGCGGCGAACTCCTTCCTCGCCACGAAGATCTCCTTCATCAACGCGATGGCCGAGGTGTGCGAGGCCGTCGACGCCGACGTGCTCACCCTCGCCGAGGCGCTGTCCCACGACGTCCGCATCGGCGGCAACTTCCTGCGTCCCGGCGTCGGGTTCGGCGGCGGCTGCCTGCCCAAGGACATCCGCGCCTTCCAGGCGCGGGCCGACGAGCTCGGTGTCGGCGTCGCGCTGCGGTTCCTGCGCGAGGTCGACGAGATCAACAACCGGCGCCGGGACCGGGTCGTCGACCTGGTCGCCGCGGCGCTCGACGGCACGCTGGCGCACCGGCGGCTGCTCGTGCTCGGCGCCGCCTTCAAGCCCAACTCCGACGACGTGCGGGACTCGCCGGCGCTCGCGGTCGCGGACCTGCTGGCCCGCACCGGCGCCGACGTGACCGTCGTCGACCCGGTGGCGATTCCCAACGCCCGGCGCGCCCTGCCCGGCGTCACCTACAGCGAGACGGTCGAGGACGTGGCCGCGGACGCCGACGCCGTCGTCCTGCTCACCGAGTGGCGCCAGTTCGCCGAGCTCGACCCGGCCCGGCTGGGCCAGCTCGTCCGCCGCAAGCTGATCATCGACGCCCGGCACGCCCTCGACGGCGACCGGTGGCGCCAGGCCGGCTGGGTCTACCTGGCCCCCGGCCGGCCCACCGGCGTGATTCCCAGCCCCGTGCCGGAGCAGCGGCCGCGGTTCGGGCTGCCCGCCGCGGCCGGCCCGGACGCCGCGGCCGTGCGTGATACGGAGATCGAGGCGCCGGTGGGACGCCGGTCCTGA
- the galE gene encoding UDP-glucose 4-epimerase GalE, with protein MTSTDRTGTVLVTGAAGFIGSHTCVDLLAAGHRVVGVDNFVNSSPRVLDRLRKVADRDLEFVRLDVRDRAALGEVFRRQPIDAVIHFAALKAVGESVEMPLEYYDTNVNATLGLVGVMAEHGVHRLVFSSSCSIYGTVDTVPITEDTPARPTNPYSRTKWMCEQILADVCARDPAWQVISLRYFNPVGAHESGLLGEDPRGVPNNVMPYLAQVAVGRRAELSVFGDDYPTPDGTGVRDYIHVVDLAEGHRLALDHLADQSGHRVVNLGTGAGTSVRELHAAFSAACGRDLPYRVVARRPGDVAALVADATLAREALGWTARRSVADMCRDAWQFQRLNPGGYDDEGEPDEHVGQ; from the coding sequence ATGACGTCGACGGACCGGACCGGGACGGTCCTGGTCACCGGCGCCGCGGGATTCATCGGCTCGCACACGTGTGTCGACCTCCTCGCGGCGGGGCACCGGGTTGTCGGTGTGGACAACTTCGTCAACAGCTCCCCGCGGGTTCTGGACCGGCTGCGCAAGGTTGCCGACCGGGACCTCGAGTTCGTCCGGCTCGACGTCCGGGACCGGGCGGCTCTCGGCGAGGTGTTCCGCCGCCAGCCGATCGACGCCGTGATCCACTTTGCCGCCCTCAAGGCGGTGGGCGAGTCGGTCGAGATGCCGCTGGAGTACTACGACACCAACGTCAACGCCACGCTCGGCCTGGTCGGCGTCATGGCCGAGCACGGCGTGCACCGGCTGGTCTTCTCCTCGTCCTGCTCCATCTACGGCACGGTCGACACGGTGCCGATCACCGAGGACACGCCGGCCCGGCCGACCAACCCCTACTCGCGCACCAAGTGGATGTGCGAGCAGATCCTCGCCGACGTCTGCGCCCGCGATCCGGCCTGGCAGGTCATCTCGCTGCGGTACTTCAACCCCGTCGGCGCGCACGAGTCGGGCCTGCTCGGCGAGGATCCCCGTGGGGTGCCGAACAACGTCATGCCCTACCTCGCCCAGGTGGCGGTGGGCCGCCGCGCCGAGCTGTCCGTCTTCGGTGACGACTACCCCACCCCCGACGGCACCGGGGTGCGCGACTACATCCACGTGGTCGACCTCGCCGAGGGCCATCGCCTGGCCCTCGACCACCTTGCCGACCAGTCGGGACACCGGGTCGTCAACCTGGGGACCGGCGCCGGGACGTCCGTGCGGGAGCTGCACGCGGCGTTCTCCGCCGCCTGCGGCCGGGATCTTCCCTACCGTGTCGTGGCCCGGCGGCCCGGGGACGTCGCCGCGCTCGTCGCCGACGCCACGCTCGCCCGCGAGGCGCTCGGCTGGACCGCTCGCCGCAGCGTCGCGGACATGTGCCGGGACGCCTGGCAGTTCCAGCGCCTCAATCCAGGGGGGTACGACGATGAAGGGGAGCCTGATGAGCACGTCGGACAGTGA
- a CDS encoding UDP-glucuronic acid decarboxylase family protein — protein sequence MRAIVTGGAGFLGSHLCERLLGDGYEVICFDNFLTGRPDNVEHLLVDPRFRLVNRDVNDFIYVSGPVDVVLHFASPASPLDYYELPIETLKVGSLGTFHALGLAREKRARFLLASTSESYGDPQVNPQPETYWGNVNPVGPRSVYDEAKRFAEAVTMAYRRKHGVDTAIVRIFNTYGPRMRVDDGRAIPAFVSQALRGEPITVAGDGSQTRSICYVDDLIDGILRLLHSDLPGPVNIGNPHEMSILDTAKLVRDLCGSTAPITFVPRPQDDPSVRQPDITIARTRLGWEPRTSLHDGLTRTISWFAGQLTESRQVA from the coding sequence GTGCGTGCGATAGTCACCGGCGGCGCCGGTTTCCTCGGCAGTCACCTCTGTGAGCGTCTGCTCGGCGACGGCTATGAGGTCATCTGCTTCGACAACTTCCTCACGGGCCGGCCGGACAACGTCGAGCACCTGCTCGTCGATCCCCGTTTCCGGCTGGTCAACCGGGACGTGAATGATTTCATCTATGTTTCCGGCCCGGTCGACGTCGTGCTGCACTTCGCCTCTCCGGCCTCGCCTCTCGATTACTATGAGCTGCCGATCGAGACACTCAAGGTCGGCTCGCTCGGCACGTTCCACGCCCTGGGTCTCGCCCGGGAGAAGCGGGCCCGCTTTCTGCTCGCCTCCACCTCGGAGTCCTACGGGGACCCGCAGGTCAATCCGCAGCCGGAGACCTACTGGGGCAACGTGAACCCGGTCGGCCCGCGCAGCGTCTACGACGAGGCGAAGCGGTTCGCCGAGGCGGTGACGATGGCCTACCGCCGCAAGCACGGCGTCGACACGGCGATCGTGCGGATCTTCAACACCTACGGTCCCCGGATGCGGGTGGACGACGGGCGCGCCATCCCCGCCTTCGTCTCCCAGGCGCTGCGCGGGGAGCCCATCACCGTCGCCGGCGACGGATCCCAGACCCGGTCCATCTGCTACGTCGACGACCTGATCGACGGGATCCTCCGGCTGCTGCACTCGGACCTGCCCGGCCCGGTGAACATCGGCAACCCGCACGAGATGTCGATCCTCGACACGGCAAAGCTGGTGCGCGACCTGTGCGGGTCGACGGCGCCGATCACCTTCGTCCCTCGACCCCAGGACGATCCCTCCGTCCGGCAGCCGGACATCACCATCGCCCGTACCCGGCTCGGCTGGGAGCCCAGGACGAGCCTGCACGACGGCCTGACCCGCACCATCTCCTGGTTTGCCGGCCAGCTCACCGAGAGCCGCCAGGTCGCCTGA
- the hisS gene encoding histidine--tRNA ligase — protein MSDAPIVRPLPVSGFPEWLPEVRIVEQRWLDTIRATFERYGFCSVETPSVEALDVLTAKGETSQEVYTLRRLQADADDDSARLGLHFDLTVPFARYVAAHFNELVFPFKRYQMQRVWRGERPQEGRFREFTQCDIDVINVDRVPLHFDAELPRIVHEVLGTLGVPPWTLNINNRKVLQGFYEGLGIGDPLAVIRIADKMDKIGPDGVATLLGAQAGLDADQVRACLDLAAIRATGPGVVDEVRRLGVKSDLLTEGLDELAQVLDDLADLPTGSVVADLSIARGLDYYTGTVYEAKFVDWPDFGSICSGGRYENLAGSFIRRALPGVGISIGLTRIFAKLLAEGLLPSGPASPADVLVVIPAAQRRAAALATATALRARGLKVETYHQPDKIAKQVRYAARKGIGFVWFPPFDEGREHEVKNMATGDQAAADPAAWLPTPS, from the coding sequence ATGAGTGACGCGCCGATCGTCCGCCCCCTGCCCGTCAGCGGTTTTCCGGAGTGGCTGCCCGAGGTCCGGATCGTCGAGCAGCGCTGGCTCGACACGATCCGGGCGACCTTCGAGCGTTACGGGTTCTGCTCGGTGGAGACCCCGTCGGTCGAGGCGCTGGACGTGCTCACCGCGAAGGGGGAGACCTCCCAGGAGGTCTACACGCTGCGCCGCCTGCAGGCCGACGCGGACGACGACAGCGCCCGCCTCGGCCTGCACTTCGACCTGACCGTGCCGTTCGCCCGGTACGTGGCGGCGCACTTCAACGAGCTCGTATTCCCGTTCAAGCGCTACCAGATGCAGCGGGTGTGGCGCGGCGAGCGGCCCCAGGAGGGCCGCTTCCGCGAGTTCACCCAGTGCGACATCGACGTCATCAACGTCGACCGGGTGCCCCTGCACTTCGACGCCGAACTGCCCCGGATCGTCCACGAGGTGCTCGGCACCCTGGGCGTCCCGCCCTGGACCCTCAACATCAACAACCGCAAGGTGCTGCAGGGGTTCTACGAGGGGCTGGGGATCGGCGATCCGCTCGCGGTCATCCGGATCGCCGACAAGATGGACAAGATCGGCCCCGACGGCGTCGCGACGCTGCTCGGCGCCCAGGCCGGGCTGGACGCGGACCAGGTTCGGGCCTGCCTGGACCTCGCCGCGATCCGGGCGACGGGCCCCGGGGTCGTCGACGAGGTGCGCCGCCTCGGCGTGAAGTCGGATCTGCTCACCGAGGGCCTCGACGAGCTCGCCCAGGTCCTCGACGACCTCGCCGACCTGCCCACGGGCAGTGTGGTCGCCGACCTGTCGATCGCCCGCGGCCTCGACTACTACACCGGCACGGTGTACGAGGCGAAGTTCGTCGACTGGCCGGACTTCGGCAGCATCTGCTCCGGCGGCCGGTACGAGAACCTCGCCGGCTCGTTCATCCGCCGCGCCCTGCCCGGGGTCGGCATCTCCATCGGCCTGACCCGCATCTTCGCCAAGCTGCTCGCCGAGGGCCTGCTGCCGAGCGGCCCGGCGAGCCCCGCCGACGTGCTCGTGGTGATCCCCGCCGCGCAGCGCCGGGCGGCGGCGCTGGCCACCGCGACCGCCCTGCGCGCCCGCGGACTGAAGGTCGAGACCTACCACCAGCCGGACAAGATCGCCAAGCAGGTCCGCTACGCCGCCCGCAAGGGCATCGGCTTCGTCTGGTTCCCGCCCTTCGACGAGGGGCGGGAACACGAGGTGAAGAACATGGCGACCGGTGACCAGGCCGCTGCCGACCCCGCCGCCTGGCTGCCGACCCCGTCCTGA
- a CDS encoding acetate/propionate family kinase — protein MNVLVVNAGSASLKLRLVGPDDTLLAARDLDSPAGRADPGELAAALGELAGAAHGEPVAVGHRIVHGGTEFTRPVVVDEAVAGRLRALTALAPLHQPAALDALDAVRAALPEADQVACFDTAFHSRLPAAAVTYALPATWRERYGIRRYGFHGLSHAHASRRAARLTGARRIVTCHLGSGASLAAVLDGVGVDTTMGFTPLEGLVMATRSGSVDPGALLWLQTEAGVSAAELTDGLFRSSGLLGLAGTADLRAVEAGAAGGDPACALALDVYLHRLRAQIAAMTAALGGLDALVFTGGVGEGSATVRAGAAAGLGHLGVAVDPARNAAPADGTVDREIGPPEAPVRTLVLAAREDLEIARGVRDVLAGGAG, from the coding sequence GTGAACGTCCTGGTGGTCAATGCCGGGTCGGCCAGCCTCAAGCTGCGGCTGGTCGGCCCGGACGACACCCTGCTCGCCGCCCGGGACCTCGACTCTCCGGCCGGTCGCGCCGACCCGGGCGAGCTCGCCGCGGCGCTGGGCGAGCTCGCCGGCGCCGCGCACGGCGAGCCGGTCGCGGTCGGGCACCGCATCGTGCACGGCGGCACCGAGTTCACCCGGCCGGTGGTCGTCGACGAGGCGGTGGCCGGCCGGCTGCGCGCGCTGACCGCGCTCGCCCCGCTGCACCAGCCGGCGGCGCTCGACGCGCTCGACGCCGTGCGGGCGGCGCTGCCCGAGGCCGACCAGGTTGCCTGCTTCGACACGGCATTCCACAGCCGGCTGCCCGCGGCGGCGGTGACCTACGCCCTGCCGGCGACGTGGCGGGAACGGTACGGCATCCGTCGCTACGGCTTCCACGGGCTCTCCCACGCCCACGCCTCCCGCCGCGCCGCCCGGCTCACCGGCGCCCGGCGCATCGTGACCTGCCACCTGGGTTCGGGCGCCTCGCTCGCCGCCGTGCTCGACGGGGTCGGCGTCGACACGACCATGGGCTTCACCCCGCTGGAGGGCCTGGTGATGGCGACCCGCTCGGGCAGCGTCGACCCGGGCGCCCTGCTGTGGTTGCAGACCGAGGCCGGGGTGAGCGCCGCGGAGCTCACCGATGGTCTTTTCCGCTCGTCCGGACTGCTCGGGCTCGCCGGCACAGCGGACCTGCGCGCGGTCGAGGCCGGCGCCGCCGGTGGCGACCCGGCCTGCGCGCTCGCCCTGGATGTCTACCTGCACCGCCTGCGGGCGCAGATCGCGGCGATGACCGCGGCGCTCGGCGGTCTGGACGCCCTGGTGTTCACCGGCGGGGTCGGAGAGGGCTCGGCGACGGTCCGGGCCGGCGCCGCGGCGGGGCTCGGCCACCTGGGGGTGGCGGTCGACCCGGCGCGCAACGCCGCCCCGGCCGACGGCACGGTCGACCGCGAGATCGGCCCGCCGGAAGCGCCGGTGCGCACGCTGGTCCTCGCCGCCCGGGAGGATCTGGAGATTGCCCGCGGGGTCCGCGACGTCCTCGCCGGTGGCGCAGGGTGA
- the dapA gene encoding 4-hydroxy-tetrahydrodipicolinate synthase — translation MSEVRSSVTGMSVLPPAPFGRMITAMITPFQADGALDEAGAAQLAVRLVDAGNEALVVNGTTGESPTTTDAEKARLVRVVVEAVAGRARVVAGVGTNDTAHTAELARAAEAAGADGLLVVAPYYSKPPQAGLVLHFTTVADATGLPVMIYDIPGRTGVPVATDTLVRLAEHPRIVAVKDAKDDLAASSWVMARTDLAYYSGTDALTLPLLSIGACGVVSVVSHVATPAIRAMIEAIGAGEVGRAIALHQGLLPAYEGIFRTQGVILAKAALRLAGLPAGPVRPPLVDATPAEVARLRADLAEATLDVGDPRGPGTRRLPSGPSAGFAVAAAGEVS, via the coding sequence ATGTCGGAGGTGCGCTCTAGCGTGACCGGTATGTCAGTGTTGCCGCCGGCGCCGTTCGGGCGCATGATCACGGCGATGATCACGCCGTTCCAGGCGGACGGCGCTCTCGACGAGGCGGGTGCGGCGCAGCTCGCGGTCCGCCTGGTGGATGCGGGCAACGAGGCGCTCGTCGTCAACGGCACCACCGGGGAGTCGCCGACCACGACCGACGCGGAGAAGGCCCGCCTGGTGCGGGTCGTCGTCGAGGCCGTGGCCGGGCGCGCCCGCGTCGTCGCCGGCGTCGGGACCAACGACACCGCCCACACGGCGGAGCTCGCCCGGGCGGCCGAGGCCGCGGGTGCCGACGGTCTGCTCGTCGTCGCGCCCTACTACAGCAAGCCGCCGCAGGCCGGACTCGTCCTGCACTTCACCACCGTCGCCGACGCGACCGGCCTGCCCGTGATGATCTATGATATTCCCGGCCGGACGGGGGTGCCGGTGGCGACCGACACCCTGGTGCGGCTGGCCGAACACCCGCGTATCGTCGCGGTCAAGGACGCCAAGGACGACCTGGCCGCCTCCTCCTGGGTGATGGCGCGGACGGACCTGGCGTATTACTCCGGCACGGACGCGCTTACCCTGCCGCTTCTGTCCATCGGGGCCTGTGGGGTCGTCAGCGTCGTCTCGCACGTGGCCACCCCGGCGATCCGTGCCATGATCGAGGCCATTGGGGCCGGTGAGGTGGGTCGGGCGATCGCGCTGCATCAGGGCTTGCTGCCCGCGTACGAGGGAATCTTCCGAACCCAGGGGGTGATCCTGGCCAAGGCCGCGCTGCGGCTCGCCGGGCTGCCGGCTGGTCCGGTCCGGCCACCGCTGGTCGACGCCACCCCCGCCGAGGTCGCGCGGCTGCGCGCCGACCTCGCCGAGGCGACGCTGGACGTCGGTGACCCGCGCGGGCCCGGCACACGCCGGCTACCGTCCGGTCCGTCGGCCGGCTTCGCCGTCGCGGCGGCGGGTGAGGTCTCATGA
- the thyX gene encoding FAD-dependent thymidylate synthase — MRVQVIAKTEFLPPADVPWSTDADGGQALAEFAGRACYQSWSKPNPATATNAGYLRHILDVGHLSVLEHGTVSLYLTGVSRSLTHELVRHRHFSYSQLSQRYVPERDAAIVEPEVVAGDPELHALFEQAAAASLEAYGRLLEGLEKRFADIAAPTSRRKQARQAARSVLLNATETRIVVTGNYRAWRHFIAMRASEHADVEIRGLAVAILRELHAVAPNVFSDFRISTLDDGTEVASSPLVGEG, encoded by the coding sequence CTGCGGGTCCAGGTGATCGCGAAGACCGAGTTCCTTCCGCCGGCAGACGTGCCGTGGAGCACCGATGCGGACGGCGGGCAGGCGCTGGCGGAGTTCGCCGGCCGGGCCTGCTACCAGAGCTGGAGCAAGCCCAACCCGGCGACCGCGACCAACGCCGGCTACCTGCGCCACATCCTCGATGTCGGGCACCTGTCCGTGCTCGAGCACGGCACCGTCTCGCTCTACCTCACCGGTGTCTCGCGCAGCCTCACCCACGAGCTGGTCCGCCACCGGCACTTCTCCTACAGCCAGTTGTCCCAGCGTTACGTCCCCGAGCGTGACGCGGCGATCGTCGAGCCCGAGGTCGTGGCGGGGGACCCGGAGCTGCACGCCCTGTTCGAGCAGGCGGCGGCGGCGTCCCTGGAGGCGTACGGCCGGCTGCTGGAGGGGCTGGAGAAGCGATTCGCCGACATCGCCGCCCCCACCTCGCGGCGCAAGCAGGCCCGGCAGGCCGCCCGCTCGGTGCTGCTGAACGCGACCGAGACCCGCATCGTCGTCACCGGGAACTACCGGGCCTGGCGGCATTTCATCGCGATGCGCGCCAGCGAGCACGCCGACGTGGAGATTCGCGGACTCGCCGTCGCGATCCTGCGGGAGCTGCACGCGGTGGCGCCCAACGTCTTTTCGGATTTCCGCATCTCCACCCTGGACGACGGCACGGAAGTCGCCTCCAGTCCGTTGGTCGGGGAGGGCTGA
- a CDS encoding Hsp70 family protein, with the protein MVGHVDRRPPAATRSVFGIDLGTTFSCLARVSNAGEPLIVPLSDGALTLPSVVLFVGADDYLTGQTARELARARPDDVCSLVKRRMGDGDWRFITQGAAWSAPAVSGLILKALVADTALATGERVEDVVITVPAYFGDEERRATVLAGEYAGLNVVDVINEPTAAALSYGFARFEMGSRRTLGGPGATAEEVALVYDLGGGTFDVTVVELADRRVSVVAIDGDHQLGGADWDEKIVLHLCDRFLVEHPGAPDPLDAGESSQALLLAAERARRDLTDAAATTVVVEHAGRRTGVVLTRDELERLTAGLLDRTVALTRAARDAALARGVRGIDRILLVGGASRMPAVGRRLAAEFGVPVELTDPDLAVARGAAVYGEKKALERLVVADLVTRGQLVDGAGVDAAAPADLDAACRRLADALGLTAQRVRRTVEVQVVNVVSRGFGVLALSRHGEQGAVFLVHRNDRLPIAVRRSFGTVRDDQDAVTVYVVEQAGGVESTRVEDNKVIAEAEITGIPPGFPAGSQIQIVFRMGFDGILEVTATHEGLADRPLTVRVETSAALSQADVAREREQVARARRERGGLPGGSKDGLGGPPGGRV; encoded by the coding sequence GTGGTCGGACACGTCGACCGCCGGCCACCGGCGGCTACCCGCAGCGTCTTCGGAATCGATCTGGGCACGACGTTCAGTTGCCTGGCCCGGGTGTCGAACGCCGGCGAGCCGCTGATCGTGCCGCTGTCGGACGGCGCGTTGACGCTGCCGAGCGTCGTGCTCTTCGTCGGCGCGGACGACTACCTCACCGGGCAGACCGCCCGTGAGCTCGCCCGGGCCCGGCCCGACGACGTCTGCTCGCTGGTCAAGCGGCGGATGGGCGACGGTGACTGGCGCTTCATCACCCAGGGCGCGGCCTGGTCGGCGCCGGCCGTCAGCGGTCTGATCCTCAAGGCGCTGGTCGCCGACACGGCGCTGGCCACCGGCGAGCGGGTCGAGGACGTCGTGATCACCGTTCCGGCGTACTTCGGCGACGAGGAGCGCCGGGCGACGGTGCTGGCCGGCGAGTACGCGGGGCTCAACGTCGTCGACGTCATCAACGAGCCGACGGCGGCGGCCCTGTCCTACGGGTTCGCCCGCTTCGAGATGGGCAGCCGGCGCACCCTCGGTGGCCCCGGCGCCACGGCCGAGGAGGTCGCCCTGGTCTACGACCTGGGCGGCGGAACGTTCGACGTCACCGTCGTCGAGCTCGCGGACCGGCGGGTCTCCGTCGTCGCCATCGACGGCGATCATCAGCTCGGTGGCGCGGACTGGGACGAGAAGATCGTGCTGCACCTGTGCGACCGGTTCCTCGTCGAGCATCCGGGCGCCCCGGACCCCCTCGACGCCGGCGAGAGCTCCCAGGCGCTGCTGCTCGCCGCCGAGCGGGCGCGCCGGGACCTCACCGACGCCGCTGCCACCACCGTCGTCGTCGAGCACGCCGGTCGCCGCACCGGGGTGGTGCTGACCCGCGACGAGCTGGAACGGCTCACCGCCGGGCTGCTCGACCGGACCGTCGCCCTGACCCGGGCCGCCCGCGACGCGGCGCTCGCCCGCGGGGTCCGCGGCATCGACCGGATCCTGCTCGTCGGCGGCGCCTCCCGGATGCCCGCCGTGGGCCGCCGCCTCGCCGCCGAGTTCGGGGTGCCCGTCGAGCTGACCGACCCGGATCTCGCGGTTGCCCGCGGCGCCGCCGTCTACGGCGAGAAGAAGGCCCTGGAACGGCTGGTGGTCGCCGATCTGGTCACTCGCGGTCAGCTCGTCGACGGCGCCGGGGTGGACGCCGCCGCCCCGGCCGATCTCGACGCGGCCTGCCGGCGGCTCGCCGACGCACTCGGCCTGACCGCCCAGCGGGTGCGTCGGACCGTCGAGGTGCAGGTCGTCAACGTCGTCTCCCGCGGCTTCGGCGTCCTGGCGCTCAGCCGCCACGGCGAGCAGGGCGCGGTGTTCCTGGTGCACCGCAACGACCGGCTGCCGATCGCGGTCCGGCGTTCCTTCGGAACTGTGCGTGATGACCAGGATGCCGTCACCGTCTACGTGGTCGAACAGGCCGGCGGGGTGGAGTCGACCCGGGTCGAGGACAACAAGGTGATAGCCGAGGCCGAGATCACCGGCATCCCGCCCGGCTTCCCGGCCGGGTCGCAGATCCAGATCGTGTTCCGGATGGGCTTCGACGGCATCCTCGAGGTCACGGCCACCCACGAGGGTCTCGCCGACCGCCCGCTGACGGTGCGGGTCGAGACGTCGGCGGCGCTGAGTCAGGCCGACGTGGCCCGCGAGCGGGAGCAGGTCGCCCGGGCCCGCCGGGAACGCGGTGGCCTCCCGGGCGGGTCGAAGGACGGGCTGGGTGGTCCGCCGGGTGGCCGGGTCTGA